A single Halarcobacter anaerophilus DNA region contains:
- a CDS encoding TonB-dependent receptor, whose protein sequence is MKNKKLSTSAVAALLLATNLFSQETSLAPIIITSSDIKVDEKTATFATEIYTKEDIEKSKSKSVYDFLSSQTSVNVSPSYGNTFSQKIDLRGYGIGDGYQNIVVLVNGRRLNNIDMVPQLLSSIPLENIQKIEILKGTGSVSYGDGANAGVINIITSSKNDNYLKAYVGNNGTKNGTLSLGYGTEKFIVNAFIDYTSTDGSIEDLNGDEDESYNKNKSFNIIYFPTDSLELNLTRSYSNMNINYGSSLTFDEYKKDPNKTSSFTEQYFSSYVTTAGLKYDINSKLSFDATYSDEDKTSEYITYSSLYDYDYKSFASKLNYQDEALQLAIGVDGFDGDRTGSSDTTNKTNKAVFISGEYKLTKNLNISAGFRREKIKYTYNPDSGSDLESEDYLNAYDIGISYVLDENSSLFANYNRSFQMPDIDRFFTYGSFNGFIEPAKVHNYTIGYNNIQKNNKFKLAIFRADLRNEIYYYDTGSWLSSFNTNIDKSHKYGIEVYDKYLINKNLYTSVNYSYIVAKIDNEDEGNGAYDGKDLPGVSRHNLTVNLGYDINNISTMLSHTYRSSTYAANDFENNFNQKQEAYNSTDFAISYTYQNLELFAKIQNLFDRENGLWIEDDSIYPVNFERTYYAGLKVRF, encoded by the coding sequence ATGAAAAACAAAAAACTTTCGACAAGCGCAGTTGCAGCGCTATTACTGGCAACAAATCTTTTTTCACAAGAGACTTCACTCGCACCAATTATAATTACTTCGTCAGATATAAAAGTAGATGAAAAAACAGCTACTTTTGCCACAGAAATTTATACAAAAGAGGATATTGAAAAATCAAAATCAAAAAGTGTATATGATTTTTTATCATCCCAAACTTCTGTTAATGTAAGTCCAAGTTACGGGAATACTTTTTCTCAAAAAATAGATTTGAGAGGTTATGGAATAGGTGATGGATATCAAAATATCGTAGTTTTGGTAAATGGCAGAAGATTAAATAATATTGATATGGTTCCTCAACTTCTAAGTTCAATCCCTTTGGAAAATATTCAAAAAATTGAGATATTAAAAGGAACAGGTTCTGTTTCTTACGGAGATGGAGCAAATGCAGGAGTTATTAATATTATTACTAGTAGTAAAAATGATAATTATCTAAAAGCATATGTAGGAAATAATGGAACTAAAAATGGAACATTAAGTTTAGGATATGGTACAGAAAAATTTATTGTAAATGCTTTTATAGATTATACTTCAACAGATGGTTCAATAGAAGATTTAAATGGAGATGAAGATGAAAGTTACAATAAAAACAAAAGCTTTAATATCATCTATTTCCCAACAGATAGTTTAGAGTTAAATTTAACCAGAAGTTACTCAAATATGAACATCAATTATGGTAGTTCTCTAACTTTTGATGAATACAAAAAAGACCCAAACAAAACAAGTTCTTTTACAGAACAATATTTTAGTTCTTATGTAACAACAGCAGGGTTAAAATATGATATAAATTCAAAATTGTCATTTGATGCAACTTACAGCGATGAAGACAAAACAAGTGAGTATATAACTTATTCTTCATTATATGATTATGATTATAAATCTTTTGCTTCAAAATTAAATTATCAAGATGAAGCTTTACAACTTGCAATTGGTGTTGATGGTTTTGACGGAGATAGAACAGGTTCTTCTGATACAACAAACAAAACAAATAAAGCAGTTTTTATTTCTGGTGAATACAAATTAACTAAGAATCTAAACATATCTGCTGGATTTAGAAGAGAAAAGATTAAATACACTTATAATCCAGACAGTGGAAGCGATTTGGAAAGTGAAGATTACTTAAATGCTTATGATATAGGAATAAGCTATGTCTTAGATGAGAACTCTTCACTTTTTGCAAACTATAACAGAAGTTTTCAAATGCCTGATATTGATAGATTTTTCACTTATGGAAGTTTTAACGGTTTTATAGAACCTGCAAAAGTACATAATTATACAATTGGATATAATAATATTCAAAAAAATAATAAATTTAAATTGGCAATTTTCAGAGCTGATTTAAGAAATGAGATTTATTACTATGATACCGGTAGTTGGTTATCATCTTTTAATACTAATATTGATAAATCACATAAATATGGTATAGAAGTTTATGATAAATATTTAATCAACAAAAATTTGTATACTTCAGTAAATTATTCTTATATTGTTGCAAAAATAGATAATGAAGACGAAGGAAATGGAGCTTATGATGGTAAAGATTTACCTGGAGTTTCAAGACATAATTTAACTGTGAACTTAGGATATGATATAAATAACATAAGTACAATGTTGTCTCATACATATAGAAGCAGTACTTATGCAGCAAATGATTTTGAAAATAATTTCAATCAAAAACAAGAAGCTTATAATTCAACAGATTTTGCAATCTCTTATACTTACCAAAATCTTGAACTTTTTGCTAAAATTCAAAATCTATTTGACAGAGAAAATGGTTTGTGGATTGAAGATGATTCTATATATCCAGTTAATTTTGAAAGAACATATTATGCAGGGTTGAAAGTTAGATTTTAA
- a CDS encoding sulfite exporter TauE/SafE family protein has translation MESISILTIISIAFLGSFGHCIGMCGGIVVAYSSTKIDNGWSKTRQAISHILYSLGRITTYVILGFIFGFVGGVVTFDNTTSGILLLTTGVLMILVGLSLSGKLKFLTSLEYSVSKSKLYQQTFRTLIGSDSLTSFYLLGMLNGLLPCGFVYVFAITAASTGNPFWGAFVMLIFGLSTLPAMFSLGFFVGIFKQVALRNLFVTIASILVILFGIYIMHSGYEYLTDPNKSILSCHI, from the coding sequence ATGGAAAGTATAAGTATATTAACAATTATTTCAATTGCCTTTTTAGGCTCTTTTGGACACTGTATCGGTATGTGTGGAGGAATAGTAGTAGCCTATTCCAGTACGAAAATTGATAATGGCTGGTCAAAAACAAGACAAGCTATTTCTCATATTCTTTATTCTTTGGGAAGAATTACTACTTATGTTATTTTAGGTTTTATTTTCGGTTTTGTAGGCGGAGTCGTAACTTTTGATAATACTACAAGCGGAATTTTACTTCTTACAACGGGAGTTTTAATGATTTTAGTAGGTTTATCACTAAGCGGAAAATTAAAATTTTTAACCTCTTTGGAATACTCTGTTTCAAAATCAAAACTTTATCAACAAACTTTTAGAACACTAATAGGTTCGGATTCTCTTACGAGTTTTTATCTTCTTGGAATGTTAAACGGGCTTCTTCCTTGTGGTTTTGTATATGTTTTTGCAATAACTGCCGCTAGTACGGGAAATCCTTTTTGGGGAGCTTTTGTGATGCTTATTTTTGGATTAAGTACGCTTCCTGCAATGTTCTCTTTAGGTTTTTTTGTGGGAATATTTAAACAAGTAGCACTTAGAAACTTGTTTGTTACAATAGCTTCTATTTTAGTTATACTTTTTGGAATTTATATAATGCATAGCGGGTATGAATATTTAACAGATCCAAATAAATCTATTTTGAGTTGTCATATATAA
- a CDS encoding HAD family hydrolase — MRTIIFDMDGTLVNSGTSITNTVNYVRENLGFEKMEKNYILEKVNDPTINTAKFFYGTESITQQQKELFENHYKETCLEDLELYEGVFELIDDLSSEFVLTVATNANSNFAKKMLSHLEIEKYFKTIVGYDSVKKPKPNPEMINKILDKHNIEKENAQLVGDSHKDIIAAKNAGVDWVLVNWGFSNYKKDAIQNIKELEERIYNKFK; from the coding sequence ATGCGTACAATTATATTTGATATGGATGGGACATTAGTAAACAGTGGAACTTCTATAACAAATACGGTGAATTATGTAAGAGAAAACTTAGGTTTTGAGAAAATGGAAAAAAATTACATCTTGGAAAAAGTAAATGACCCGACTATAAATACGGCAAAATTTTTTTACGGGACAGAATCTATTACACAACAACAAAAAGAGCTTTTTGAAAATCACTATAAAGAGACTTGTTTAGAAGATTTGGAACTTTATGAAGGGGTTTTTGAATTAATTGATGATTTAAGTTCAGAGTTTGTTCTTACCGTTGCAACAAATGCAAATTCAAACTTTGCTAAAAAAATGCTCTCACATTTGGAAATAGAAAAATATTTTAAAACAATTGTAGGATACGACAGCGTAAAAAAACCCAAACCAAACCCGGAGATGATAAATAAAATTTTAGATAAACACAATATAGAAAAAGAGAATGCCCAGCTAGTAGGTGATTCCCATAAAGATATTATTGCGGCAAAAAATGCAGGAGTTGATTGGGTTTTAGTTAATTGGGGATTTTCAAATTACAAAAAAGATGCAATACAAAATATCAAAGAACTTGAAGAAAGAATCTATAATAAATTTAAATAG
- the dgt gene encoding dGTPase — protein sequence MIDYNRKLTLHRELYPFDDINISIESDRGRILSAPALRRLQKKTQVFPLELNAAVRSRLTHSLEVSQTARFIAKTILKKSKGKYGLDKLENAFISTAEMTSLLHDIGNPPFGHFAEVAINSWMSTKGVELFNSVVKVSENNEEFKQMLLKDLCNFDGNAQAIRVVTKLQRLNLAYSQIAAILKYTRGAYEDKAGKNDKLFYLKKKPGFYYSEKSIVEKIKKEINLEDGCRFPITYIMEAADDISYLNADMEDAVDKRILKFDDIYRLIKEECEQMNETYLLDLVKKFYTKAKEKESEPYQFNLFLTLTRAKLTHALVEHVSNIYLENHEDIFNGKFNYALLEFDKESKYTKAVEVLQNISIKYIYNHKDIQTLELKGQKILTSLFENYTPLLKLSSDEFEKLVKQERISCFLSQRLIRRLSSKHIVAYKDAVKNLDKEDKEKFEIQEWYYRARLLVDYISGMTDDFALNEYKTLEALI from the coding sequence ATGATAGATTATAACAGAAAACTAACTCTTCACAGAGAACTTTATCCTTTTGATGATATAAATATTTCAATAGAAAGCGACAGAGGAAGGATCCTTTCGGCTCCTGCTTTAAGAAGACTTCAAAAAAAGACCCAAGTTTTTCCTTTGGAACTAAATGCAGCCGTTAGAAGCAGGCTTACTCACTCTTTAGAAGTTTCTCAAACGGCAAGATTTATTGCAAAAACAATTTTAAAAAAATCTAAGGGTAAATACGGTTTGGATAAATTGGAAAATGCTTTTATTTCAACTGCTGAAATGACAAGTCTTTTACACGATATAGGAAATCCTCCTTTTGGGCACTTTGCGGAAGTTGCAATAAACAGCTGGATGAGTACAAAAGGCGTTGAACTTTTTAACAGCGTTGTAAAGGTATCTGAAAATAACGAAGAATTTAAACAGATGCTTTTAAAAGATCTTTGTAATTTTGACGGTAATGCGCAAGCAATAAGAGTCGTAACAAAACTTCAAAGATTAAATCTTGCATATTCCCAAATAGCTGCAATTTTAAAATATACAAGAGGAGCTTATGAAGATAAAGCAGGTAAAAACGACAAGCTTTTTTATCTAAAGAAAAAGCCCGGATTTTATTATTCGGAGAAAAGTATTGTTGAGAAAATAAAAAAAGAGATAAATCTAGAAGATGGATGTAGATTCCCTATTACTTATATAATGGAAGCTGCCGATGATATAAGTTATTTAAATGCGGATATGGAAGATGCGGTTGATAAAAGAATATTAAAATTTGATGATATTTACAGACTTATTAAAGAAGAGTGTGAACAGATGAATGAAACGTATCTTCTTGATTTGGTAAAGAAATTTTATACTAAAGCCAAAGAAAAAGAGTCTGAACCTTATCAGTTTAATCTGTTTTTAACTCTTACAAGAGCCAAATTAACCCATGCTTTGGTTGAACATGTATCAAATATATATTTAGAAAATCATGAAGATATTTTTAACGGTAAGTTTAATTATGCTCTTTTGGAGTTTGACAAAGAATCAAAATATACAAAAGCCGTAGAAGTTTTGCAGAATATTTCGATTAAATATATCTATAATCATAAAGATATCCAAACTTTGGAGTTAAAAGGTCAGAAAATATTAACTTCTTTATTTGAAAACTATACTCCTCTTTTAAAATTATCTTCAGATGAGTTTGAAAAACTTGTAAAACAAGAAAGAATTTCATGTTTTCTGTCTCAAAGACTTATTAGAAGACTCTCTTCTAAACATATTGTTGCATATAAAGATGCCGTTAAAAATTTAGATAAAGAAGACAAAGAAAAATTTGAGATACAAGAGTGGTATTACAGAGCAAGACTTTTAGTTGATTATATTTCAGGTATGACCGATGATTTTGCCTTAAATGAGTATAAAACCTTAGAAGCTTTGATTTAA
- a CDS encoding sensor histidine kinase: MSYNNKRKNFIITNSIIVVFVLLLSLFINFYLMSLLGFNQDTFFVITLSVMIFGLVLYLFLSRSIFEPLFKSDENLQKTVKETLHELNIPISTIKLNTQMLEKKLTDEKAVKRLNRIKLASNELLKLYEDMEYHIKKEIDRVDITNFSLVEVIEHSLEKFEDLKKDTKIEVFVEDVTLNSDQNGFQKMIDNLISNALKYNNEKDGLIKIEYKNKNLTIFNKGKEIDTKNLFVIFDKFFQEDNTKEGFGLGLYMVKEFCDKNKIAIKIEPTKEGNRFILNFKNIIKE, from the coding sequence TTGAGTTATAACAACAAAAGAAAAAACTTTATTATTACAAACTCTATTATAGTAGTTTTTGTACTTCTTTTATCTCTTTTTATAAATTTTTATCTAATGTCTTTATTGGGGTTTAATCAAGACACTTTTTTTGTAATAACTCTTAGTGTAATGATTTTCGGATTGGTTTTATATCTTTTTTTAAGCAGGTCAATTTTTGAGCCTCTTTTTAAAAGTGATGAGAATCTTCAAAAAACGGTAAAAGAGACTCTGCATGAGCTGAATATACCCATTTCTACTATAAAACTAAATACCCAAATGCTTGAAAAAAAGCTTACCGATGAAAAAGCCGTAAAAAGATTAAACCGTATAAAACTGGCTTCAAACGAGCTTTTAAAACTTTACGAAGATATGGAGTATCATATCAAAAAAGAGATAGACAGAGTCGATATTACAAACTTTTCTTTAGTTGAAGTTATAGAGCATAGCTTAGAGAAGTTTGAAGATTTGAAAAAAGATACAAAAATTGAAGTTTTTGTAGAAGACGTTACTCTTAACAGTGACCAAAACGGCTTTCAAAAAATGATAGATAATCTTATTTCAAATGCTTTAAAATATAACAATGAAAAAGATGGTTTGATAAAAATTGAGTATAAAAATAAAAATCTTACAATTTTTAATAAAGGAAAAGAGATAGATACAAAAAATCTTTTCGTTATTTTTGATAAGTTTTTTCAAGAAGATAATACAAAAGAGGGGTTTGGTTTAGGGCTTTATATGGTAAAAGAGTTTTGTGATAAAAATAAAATTGCTATTAAAATCGAACCTACAAAAGAGGGGAACAGATTTATTCTAAATTTTAAAAATATCATAAAAGAGTAG
- a CDS encoding response regulator transcription factor: protein MYRILILEDDELFKETLEDFLEEEEFEVVTASNGEEVLELCYEQNFDLYLFDINVPKINGIETLKELRKTSDDTPTIYLTSYKDKDKLTQGFLSGCDDYLKKPIDLDELLLRIWSLLKRSGKPLEMIYLNDEISFDPKNRRVLQKGEDIFIAGKVIDLLELFLEKKDVIITKEMIINKLWGFDQEYSEGSIRVYINNLKKLLGKDRIKNIKGIGYKIEL from the coding sequence TTGTATAGAATATTAATTTTAGAGGATGATGAACTTTTTAAAGAGACTTTAGAGGACTTTTTGGAAGAAGAAGAGTTTGAAGTCGTAACTGCATCAAACGGTGAAGAGGTTCTTGAACTCTGCTATGAACAAAATTTTGATTTATATCTTTTTGATATAAATGTGCCTAAAATTAACGGAATAGAGACATTAAAAGAGCTTCGTAAAACTTCAGACGATACACCTACAATATATTTAACCTCATATAAAGATAAAGATAAACTAACCCAAGGATTTTTAAGCGGCTGCGATGATTATCTTAAAAAGCCTATTGATTTGGATGAACTTCTTCTAAGAATCTGGTCTTTGCTTAAAAGAAGCGGTAAGCCTCTGGAAATGATTTATTTAAACGATGAAATAAGTTTTGATCCTAAAAACAGGAGAGTTTTACAAAAGGGTGAAGATATTTTTATTGCAGGGAAAGTTATTGATTTATTGGAGCTGTTTTTAGAAAAAAAAGATGTGATTATTACAAAAGAGATGATTATAAACAAACTTTGGGGATTTGACCAAGAATATAGTGAGGGATCAATAAGAGTTTATATAAACAATCTAAAAAAACTTTTGGGAAAAGATAGAATCAAAAATATCAAAGGAATAGGGTATAAAATTGAGTTATAA
- a CDS encoding Na/Pi cotransporter family protein, whose protein sequence is MFKKLFIIFLLLITGFYVVSQENVKTIFAGIAIFLIGMHFMEDGFKLFSGGTLEKILEKFTQNNYRSLLTGFISTSIVQSSSLISVIVISFLSVEIISLSQGLAIIFGANLGSTTTAWIVSALGLNIKISLYAMPMIIFGVIFRFSKNGTYVGLGDILLGLGFIFLGISYMKEGFETLKDAIDLSQYAMQGALGIAIYVVIGAIATVIIQSSGATMAIIITALAGGNILYIDALALAIGANVGTTVTAVLGSLSSNQNGKRLAFGHFVFNMITGLIALIFIYALKDLVDILSPYLGISENSYSMKLALFHTIFNILGISLLLPFIPLIVKVSKNVINDDKYKKSSKPKYLSKENIKIPYNAMVSIRKEVINLYENAQKAILHAISIHTSELKTKEDLEKLPNKTSTKIDTNLDDIYQNNLKLLYSEIIEFSLVSQQHMNKEQNEYVTQLKLASNIIVKILKDTRDIQKNMNFYLNSRNEYIKQEYIQIRQELASFIFEVNQLNNEELDEVETSALIQSNKDRRTTLDIENSKRVDDLIRTEKITSKMATSLINDSTTTSNICKNLLRIANIMFIRDEQLRKLGESDET, encoded by the coding sequence ATGTTCAAGAAACTTTTTATTATTTTCTTACTTTTGATTACTGGATTTTATGTTGTTTCCCAAGAGAATGTAAAAACTATTTTTGCCGGAATTGCAATATTTCTTATTGGAATGCATTTTATGGAAGACGGGTTTAAACTCTTTTCAGGCGGAACTTTAGAAAAAATTTTAGAAAAATTTACCCAAAACAATTATAGATCTCTTCTTACAGGTTTTATCTCAACTTCTATCGTACAAAGTTCATCTTTAATCTCGGTAATCGTAATATCTTTTTTATCCGTTGAGATAATCTCTTTAAGCCAAGGTCTTGCAATTATTTTCGGAGCAAACCTAGGAAGCACTACAACTGCTTGGATTGTTTCGGCTTTAGGTCTTAATATAAAAATATCATTATATGCAATGCCCATGATTATATTCGGTGTAATTTTCAGATTTTCAAAAAACGGCACATATGTAGGACTCGGAGATATTTTATTAGGACTTGGTTTTATATTTTTAGGAATCTCTTATATGAAAGAGGGATTTGAGACTCTAAAAGATGCCATAGATTTATCTCAATATGCTATGCAAGGAGCTTTGGGAATAGCAATTTATGTAGTAATAGGAGCTATTGCAACTGTAATTATTCAATCAAGCGGTGCAACAATGGCTATAATAATTACCGCATTAGCAGGAGGAAATATTTTATATATAGATGCCTTAGCTTTGGCAATAGGAGCAAATGTAGGTACAACGGTAACTGCCGTTTTGGGCTCTTTAAGTTCAAATCAAAACGGTAAACGTCTAGCTTTTGGACACTTTGTATTTAATATGATTACAGGACTTATTGCACTTATTTTTATTTATGCTTTAAAAGATTTAGTGGATATTTTATCCCCTTATTTAGGGATAAGTGAAAACAGTTACTCTATGAAACTTGCACTTTTTCATACCATATTTAATATTTTGGGAATATCTTTACTTCTTCCTTTTATTCCTTTGATTGTAAAAGTCTCAAAAAATGTTATAAATGATGACAAGTATAAAAAAAGTTCTAAACCTAAATATCTTTCAAAAGAGAATATCAAAATACCTTATAATGCCATGGTCTCTATTAGAAAAGAGGTTATAAATCTATATGAAAATGCACAAAAAGCTATTCTTCATGCAATTTCAATTCATACGAGTGAATTAAAAACAAAAGAAGATTTAGAGAAACTGCCAAATAAAACAAGTACGAAAATCGATACCAATTTAGATGATATTTACCAAAATAATCTTAAACTGCTTTATAGCGAGATAATAGAGTTTTCGCTTGTTTCCCAACAACATATGAATAAAGAGCAAAATGAGTATGTAACTCAACTCAAATTGGCATCAAATATAATTGTTAAAATCTTAAAAGATACAAGAGATATACAAAAAAATATGAACTTCTATCTAAACAGCAGAAACGAGTATATCAAACAAGAGTATATTCAGATAAGACAAGAACTTGCCTCTTTTATCTTTGAAGTAAATCAATTAAACAATGAAGAGTTGGATGAAGTTGAAACTTCTGCACTCATTCAGTCAAATAAAGACAGACGAACTACTCTTGATATAGAAAACAGTAAAAGAGTTGATGATCTAATAAGAACCGAAAAAATAACTTCTAAAATGGCAACATCTCTGATAAACGATTCAACTACAACATCTAATATATGTAAAAACTTATTAAGAATTGCAAATATTATGTTTATTAGAGATGAGCAGCTTAGAAAACTAGGAGAGAGTGATGAAACTTAA
- a CDS encoding tRNA (cytidine(34)-2'-O)-methyltransferase has product MFNIVLLEPRIPGNVGTIGRLAFAMNSTLHLIKPYGFRDITEKEVRRAGLDYWFELDVREYENIEDFWSKNPLSNRHFFATTKTKQLYFDVEYKAGDYIYFGREDAGLPEELLAKNKENCITIPMANEARSLNLANSVSIVAYEALRQNFKEFK; this is encoded by the coding sequence ATGTTTAATATAGTATTATTGGAACCCAGAATTCCGGGTAACGTAGGGACAATAGGAAGATTGGCTTTTGCTATGAATTCTACTTTACATTTGATTAAACCTTACGGATTTAGAGATATTACCGAAAAAGAGGTAAGAAGAGCAGGTCTTGATTATTGGTTTGAGTTAGATGTAAGAGAGTATGAAAATATCGAAGATTTCTGGTCAAAAAATCCTTTAAGCAACAGACATTTTTTTGCTACGACTAAAACAAAACAGCTATATTTTGACGTAGAGTACAAAGCAGGGGATTATATATACTTTGGAAGAGAAGATGCAGGATTACCCGAAGAGTTATTGGCAAAAAACAAAGAAAACTGTATAACGATTCCTATGGCAAACGAAGCAAGAAGTCTAAACCTTGCAAACTCTGTTTCAATAGTGGCTTACGAAGCTTTAAGACAAAACTTCAAAGAGTTTAAATAG
- the purU gene encoding formyltetrahydrofolate deformylase has product MKEYILLIDTIDEKGLVYNVSKILFANHLNIEQNAEFVDKNSNKFFMRSIISGELNPDILLKELKEVLPKESTIKINLKSKKDIVILATKESHVLGDLLIRYNSGELDANIKAVIANHDYLRDLVEKFDIPFHCISADDMEREAHEDLVIEKIKEYSPDIIVLAKYMRILTPKFVENFPKQVLNIHHSFLPAFIGANPYKQAHHRGVKIIGATAHYVTDDLDEGPIIAQDVLRVDHTYSWEDMRRAGRNVEKVVLSNALQLLLEDKVFVFGNKTVIL; this is encoded by the coding sequence ATGAAAGAATATATACTTCTTATTGATACAATCGATGAAAAAGGGCTTGTATACAATGTATCGAAAATCCTTTTTGCAAATCATTTAAATATAGAACAAAATGCCGAATTTGTTGATAAAAATTCAAATAAATTTTTTATGAGGTCAATAATTTCAGGCGAACTAAATCCCGACATTCTTTTAAAAGAGTTAAAAGAGGTTCTTCCAAAAGAATCAACAATCAAAATAAATTTAAAATCAAAAAAAGATATAGTGATTTTAGCTACAAAAGAGTCTCATGTTTTAGGAGATTTACTTATTAGATACAACAGCGGTGAATTAGATGCAAATATCAAAGCCGTTATTGCAAATCACGATTATCTAAGAGATTTGGTAGAAAAGTTTGATATTCCTTTTCACTGTATCAGTGCAGATGATATGGAAAGAGAAGCCCATGAAGATTTAGTAATTGAAAAGATAAAAGAGTATTCTCCGGATATAATAGTTCTTGCAAAATATATGAGGATTTTAACTCCTAAATTTGTGGAAAATTTCCCCAAACAAGTCCTTAATATCCACCACTCGTTTTTACCTGCATTTATAGGAGCAAATCCATATAAACAAGCTCACCATAGAGGTGTAAAAATTATAGGTGCTACAGCTCACTATGTAACAGATGATTTGGATGAGGGACCGATTATTGCTCAAGATGTTTTAAGAGTCGATCATACTTATTCTTGGGAAGATATGAGAAGAGCAGGACGAAATGTTGAAAAAGTTGTTTTATCAAATGCTTTACAACTTCTGTTAGAAGACAAAGTTTTTGTTTTCGGTAATAAAACGGTGATTTTATAA
- a CDS encoding malic enzyme-like NAD(P)-binding protein produces the protein MSKPVTKEEALEYHELPSPGKLAIETTTNLKTQRDLSMAYTPGVAFPCLEIEENPEDAYKYTAKRNLVAVISNGTAVLGLGNIGALASKPVMEGKSVLFKKFSAIDSFDIEVDETDVDNFVNVCKAISPTFGGINLEDIKSPECFEIERKLVEELNIPVMHDDQHGTAIITTAGLINACDIIKKNLEDLKVVVVGAGAAAISCSRMYKAVGVKNIIMCDSKGVIHEGREDLNKYKKEFAISEPLSKIDAFREADVVLGLSRPGTFTQEHISVMADEPIVFSLANPTPELFPEDILAIRDKAIVGTGRSDFNNQVNNVIGFPFIFRGALDVQAKKINMAMKKAAAQAIADLAKKPVTDEIKEIFGDHIVYSKEYILPKPFDKRLIVEVSSAVAKAAIDSGVARVKDLDIEEYKKRLSKMI, from the coding sequence ATGAGTAAACCAGTAACTAAAGAAGAAGCTTTAGAATATCATGAATTGCCAAGTCCAGGGAAACTTGCAATTGAAACTACAACAAACTTGAAGACACAAAGAGATTTGTCTATGGCATATACTCCTGGTGTTGCATTCCCATGTTTGGAAATTGAAGAAAATCCGGAAGATGCTTATAAATATACTGCAAAAAGAAATCTTGTAGCAGTTATTTCAAATGGTACAGCTGTACTTGGTCTGGGAAATATTGGAGCCCTTGCTTCAAAGCCCGTTATGGAAGGTAAATCTGTATTATTTAAAAAGTTTTCTGCAATCGATTCTTTTGATATTGAAGTTGATGAGACAGATGTTGATAATTTTGTTAATGTATGTAAAGCGATTTCTCCTACATTTGGAGGTATTAATTTAGAAGATATCAAATCTCCTGAATGTTTTGAGATAGAAAGAAAACTTGTTGAGGAGTTAAATATCCCCGTAATGCACGATGATCAACACGGAACGGCTATTATTACCACAGCAGGGCTGATAAATGCTTGTGATATCATCAAAAAGAATTTAGAAGATCTAAAAGTAGTTGTCGTAGGTGCGGGAGCTGCTGCGATTTCTTGTTCAAGAATGTATAAAGCAGTAGGTGTTAAAAATATTATTATGTGTGACTCAAAAGGAGTTATTCATGAGGGAAGAGAAGATTTAAACAAATACAAAAAAGAGTTTGCTATTAGCGAGCCTTTAAGTAAAATTGATGCTTTTAGAGAAGCAGATGTTGTACTTGGACTTTCAAGACCGGGAACATTTACCCAAGAGCATATTTCTGTTATGGCAGATGAGCCTATTGTATTTTCTCTTGCAAATCCTACTCCTGAATTATTTCCTGAAGATATTTTAGCTATTAGAGATAAAGCTATTGTCGGGACAGGAAGAAGTGATTTTAACAACCAAGTAAATAACGTAATCGGATTTCCATTTATTTTTAGAGGGGCTCTTGACGTACAAGCTAAAAAAATAAATATGGCTATGAAAAAAGCGGCGGCACAAGCGATTGCAGATTTGGCTAAAAAACCTGTAACTGATGAGATTAAAGAGATCTTTGGAGATCATATTGTTTATTCAAAAGAGTATATCCTGCCAAAACCTTTTGATAAAAGATTGATTGTAGAAGTATCTTCGGCAGTTGCTAAAGCAGCTATTGATTCAGGTGTAGCTAGAGTTAAAGATTTAGATATTGAAGAGTATAAAAAACGATTATCTAAAATGATTTAA